A genomic stretch from Terriglobus sp. RCC_193 includes:
- a CDS encoding TolC family protein, with protein MNLNNCRCLGRHVLRTVPIVLYTVIATGKVNGQGTLQSVTQAATRNSERIKIAESELEKAKASLSGTRDVYIPSVSLSSGLGASSGITLNVPTVFTASAQSLVFNYSQRNYVRAARYGVEAAMHSLTDVRQQVEGDTVVTYMSLANASTRLNVLRAQHVRAFRFLEVVTERLAAGYETELEMMRVQKEAAAINLQEVQTEHKVESLRQHLATLTGTVDSVMDLPDPRMMPDEIAEKVTIPELTCKTPADVLSAQADAQSKLQTSFGDARYTLRPQISLQAQYGRISPLNSVSTYYNLHGNYNTLAVGVQIQLPILDFGRRAHAREAAADALKAQHQVVSLRQQERESCSELQSSLIELTVQLRLAQLEYKIAAAELAALEIQANSGAPSSLNATTPKETYRAQMQVGQKLLDTLAVDAQLKEVYIRFLRQNGRLHDWIAAGAQF; from the coding sequence ATGAACTTGAACAATTGCCGATGCTTGGGACGTCATGTTCTACGTACCGTTCCGATAGTGCTGTATACCGTGATCGCCACCGGTAAGGTCAATGGCCAGGGCACACTCCAGAGTGTGACTCAGGCAGCAACGCGCAACAGCGAGCGAATCAAGATTGCTGAGAGCGAGCTTGAGAAAGCGAAGGCAAGTTTATCTGGCACACGCGATGTGTACATTCCGTCCGTATCGCTCTCCAGCGGACTCGGGGCTTCATCTGGAATCACATTGAATGTTCCGACAGTTTTCACCGCGAGTGCGCAATCACTGGTCTTCAACTATTCCCAACGAAATTATGTCCGCGCTGCACGTTATGGGGTGGAGGCCGCCATGCATTCGCTTACGGACGTTCGGCAGCAAGTTGAAGGGGACACGGTCGTGACCTACATGTCCCTTGCAAATGCTTCTACGAGGCTGAACGTCCTGAGAGCACAACATGTACGTGCTTTCCGCTTCCTCGAAGTTGTGACCGAGCGGCTTGCCGCGGGGTACGAAACGGAACTGGAGATGATGAGGGTTCAGAAGGAAGCCGCCGCTATCAATCTTCAGGAGGTCCAGACCGAACACAAAGTCGAATCATTGCGCCAACATTTGGCGACGCTTACAGGGACTGTGGATAGCGTGATGGACCTGCCGGACCCTCGTATGATGCCGGATGAGATTGCTGAGAAGGTTACGATTCCCGAGCTCACTTGCAAAACTCCTGCCGATGTCCTTTCAGCCCAGGCCGATGCGCAGTCTAAGCTTCAGACCAGCTTTGGGGACGCACGGTACACCTTGCGTCCGCAGATCTCTCTGCAGGCGCAATACGGCAGGATTAGCCCGTTGAACAGTGTTTCTACTTACTACAACTTGCATGGAAACTACAACACGCTCGCCGTCGGTGTGCAGATTCAACTCCCCATTCTCGATTTTGGCCGACGCGCACACGCACGAGAGGCTGCTGCCGATGCACTCAAGGCACAACATCAAGTCGTCTCGCTTCGCCAGCAAGAGCGGGAGTCTTGCAGCGAACTTCAGAGCTCACTCATCGAATTGACTGTACAGCTGAGGCTGGCACAGCTTGAATACAAGATCGCTGCTGCCGAACTTGCAGCTCTCGAAATTCAGGCCAATAGCGGTGCGCCATCATCCCTCAATGCCACGACTCCGAAGGAGACCTATCGAGCGCAAATGCAAGTAGGTCAAAAGCTCCTCGACACCCTCGCCGTCGACGCTCAGCTCAAAGAGGTTTACATTCGCTTTTTACGTCAAAATGGAAGACTACATGACTGGATCGCGGCTGGGGCCCAGTT
- a CDS encoding efflux transporter outer membrane subunit, producing MTLSRVGSLTRRAASTLAFLIVLSGCRVGPKYVRPNLPAAPPITYKENQPGSDLARANGWRAANPKDAMLRGKWWEVFNDGELNALEEQLNVNNQNLKLYFENYMAARAVVRNARASLFPSISFAPSVTVQGQGSQSSASATTSTTGGSGTSIGSTTSQSYSLPFSASWEPDLFGKVRNTIREQANAAQVSAANLANETLSEQASLAEYYFQLRGQDGLQELYDKTVVAYRETLQLTQIRYRTGLDSEQDVAQAETNLRSAEANAAAVATTRGQYEHAIALLIGQAAGNFSIPVRSLDSKPPYIPTGVPSELLERRPDIAAAERTMAEANALIGVGQAAYFPDVSLSASAGTQSSDITKLLNLSAGFWSLGTSASETVFDAGARRATVQQYKAQYNADVAAYRQTVLNAFKEVEDYLVASRQLAEQQQRQQSAIISAQRYQQLALTRYRTGVDTYLNVLTAQNSVFSSQQTDVTLRTNRMVAAVQLVAALGGGWNASDLPSEHEVSRKP from the coding sequence ATGACATTGTCTCGTGTTGGTTCATTGACTCGCCGCGCCGCGTCCACGCTGGCTTTCTTGATCGTTCTTTCGGGATGCCGGGTAGGCCCCAAGTACGTTCGTCCGAATCTTCCAGCGGCGCCGCCCATTACGTACAAAGAGAATCAGCCCGGAAGTGACCTAGCCCGTGCCAATGGGTGGCGTGCCGCAAACCCAAAGGATGCGATGCTGCGGGGTAAATGGTGGGAGGTGTTCAACGATGGTGAGTTGAATGCGCTCGAGGAACAGCTCAATGTCAACAATCAGAACCTCAAACTGTATTTCGAGAACTATATGGCGGCGCGGGCCGTGGTGCGGAACGCGCGTGCTTCCTTGTTTCCCTCTATCTCGTTCGCGCCCAGCGTCACAGTGCAGGGGCAAGGAAGTCAGAGCTCCGCGTCAGCGACGACGTCGACTACGGGGGGATCGGGAACATCGATAGGGAGTACTACCAGTCAGAGCTACTCTCTCCCATTCAGCGCATCGTGGGAACCTGATCTTTTCGGAAAAGTTCGCAACACGATCCGCGAACAAGCGAACGCGGCCCAGGTAAGTGCCGCTAACCTAGCCAACGAAACGCTCAGTGAACAGGCGAGTCTTGCGGAATATTACTTTCAACTCCGCGGTCAAGACGGACTGCAGGAGCTTTACGATAAGACGGTTGTAGCTTACCGCGAAACCCTACAGCTGACCCAGATCCGTTATCGCACTGGTCTTGACTCCGAACAAGACGTCGCCCAGGCAGAAACCAACCTTCGCAGCGCGGAGGCGAATGCGGCAGCGGTGGCGACAACACGGGGTCAGTATGAGCACGCAATCGCTCTCCTGATCGGCCAGGCTGCGGGAAACTTTTCGATTCCAGTGCGCTCCCTGGACAGTAAACCGCCGTACATTCCGACCGGAGTTCCCTCCGAGCTTCTGGAACGCCGCCCAGACATCGCCGCAGCAGAACGGACCATGGCGGAAGCGAACGCTCTGATTGGCGTGGGACAAGCTGCCTACTTCCCGGATGTCTCGCTGTCCGCTAGCGCAGGCACGCAAAGCTCTGACATCACGAAGCTGCTTAATCTGTCGGCCGGCTTTTGGTCATTAGGAACGAGTGCCTCGGAAACCGTCTTCGATGCCGGAGCACGGCGCGCCACGGTCCAACAGTACAAGGCCCAGTACAACGCCGATGTCGCAGCGTATCGGCAAACTGTCTTGAACGCCTTCAAAGAGGTTGAAGATTACCTTGTCGCGAGCCGTCAACTAGCTGAGCAACAACAGCGCCAACAGTCAGCGATCATCTCCGCTCAACGGTATCAGCAACTCGCGTTAACGCGGTACCGGACCGGCGTAGATACCTATCTGAATGTACTGACCGCGCAGAACAGCGTCTTCAGTAGCCAGCAAACAGATGTCACGTTGCGAACGAACCGCATGGTCGCAGCGGTGCAATTGGTTGCCGCGCTAGGTGGTGGCTGGAACGCGTCCGATCTGCCCTCAGAACACGAGGTCAGCCGCAAGCCGTAG
- a CDS encoding efflux RND transporter permease subunit: protein MNLSAPAIRRPIATILLTAAIGMAGVLAFYALPVSPLPQIDSPTISVNASLPGASPDVMAAAVATPLERQFGHIAGITEMTSQSSTGSSTISLQFELDKNINAAAREVQAAISAARTYLPTNLPSNPTYRKVNSADSPIAILGIESDTYSVGALYDSASTILQQKIAEIQGVGQITIGGSTLPAVRVEINPLQLEHYGLSLSEVASFLKNQNAHTPTGSVADGQTTSYITVNDQLSKAGDYKKLVVSTKNGAAVRLEDVADVVDSTENLHSSGYVNGRPSVDLIIFKQPGANVIETVDRIKAQLPALRSAIPAGQSITQIMDATTTIRASLHDTEFTLVLSIVLVILVVFVFLRDWRSTIIPGIAVPISLVGTFGAMYLLHYSLDNLSLMALTISTGFVIDDAIVVMENITRYLEEGLVPLEAAYKGAQEVGFTVVSITLSLLAVFIPILMMGGIIGRLFREFAVTLSIAILISMLLSLTTTPMLCSLLLKRREESEHGRLYRIVEGWFDWLRGLYERSLRWVLREHVALVLFVFIFSMGLNVVYLLRITKGLFPQQDTGLLMGAVMGPQDASFTMMNDALKKSVQIVRADPAVQNVVGFTGGGVGGTSNNAFMFVVLKPLDQRKLSATEVLNRLRPNLMGVKEAQTFLMAAQEINLGARQSNAQYQYTLQADTSSDLKKFVPLLTREMKKLSVVADVNSDLQSGGLEAYLTYDRLSAARLGVSAANINDVLNYSFSQAQASTIYKPLNQYHVVLEAQSQFSQTPETFRSTYIQTANGSVPLGAISSYRALTGPLSVNHSGLYPSSTISFNLASGTSLQQATNEVHGLEDRLHIPKSVHGAFSGTAQLYQASLDSEPILIATAIFAVYIVLGILYESFMHPITILTTLPSASLGAVITLMLFHAELDVISLIGIILLIGIVKKNAIMMIDFALQLEREQSLPTESAIFQACILRFRPILMTTAAAFFGAVPLAFGSGIGSEFRHPLGLTILGGLAVSQVLTLYTTPVVYLMLDRLRLRFGRGRSNNSQAATPQEAL, encoded by the coding sequence ATGAACCTGTCCGCTCCCGCGATTCGCAGACCGATTGCCACGATTTTGCTGACGGCAGCTATTGGAATGGCTGGAGTCCTGGCGTTCTATGCCCTTCCGGTATCGCCATTGCCGCAGATCGATTCGCCAACCATCAGCGTCAACGCTTCTCTGCCGGGCGCTAGTCCGGATGTAATGGCGGCTGCGGTGGCAACGCCGCTCGAGCGTCAGTTCGGCCATATCGCCGGCATCACGGAAATGACTTCACAGAGTTCCACTGGTTCGAGCACCATTTCGCTCCAGTTCGAGCTGGATAAGAACATCAATGCGGCGGCCCGCGAAGTGCAGGCTGCGATCAGCGCGGCTCGGACGTACCTGCCAACGAACCTTCCATCCAACCCCACGTATCGGAAGGTAAACTCTGCTGATTCTCCGATCGCAATCCTAGGGATCGAATCAGACACCTATTCGGTCGGAGCGCTCTACGACTCGGCTTCCACGATCCTGCAGCAAAAGATTGCGGAGATTCAAGGTGTCGGACAAATCACCATCGGGGGTTCGACTCTTCCGGCAGTGAGGGTGGAGATCAACCCCTTGCAACTGGAGCATTACGGTCTCAGCCTGTCCGAGGTCGCTTCGTTCCTGAAGAATCAGAATGCTCACACACCGACAGGTTCGGTCGCTGACGGACAGACGACGAGCTACATCACAGTGAACGACCAGCTCTCGAAGGCGGGCGACTATAAGAAGCTAGTCGTGAGTACCAAAAATGGAGCTGCTGTCCGTCTGGAGGACGTTGCAGATGTGGTCGACTCAACGGAGAATCTGCACTCGAGCGGCTACGTGAATGGGCGACCCTCAGTTGATCTCATTATTTTCAAACAGCCCGGTGCCAACGTTATCGAAACGGTAGATCGGATCAAGGCTCAGCTCCCTGCCTTGCGAAGTGCAATTCCTGCGGGGCAATCCATTACGCAGATTATGGACGCTACGACCACGATCCGTGCTTCCTTGCACGATACCGAGTTCACGCTCGTCCTGTCGATTGTGTTGGTCATCCTGGTGGTGTTTGTCTTCCTTCGCGATTGGAGATCCACCATCATCCCGGGCATCGCCGTTCCGATCTCGCTGGTGGGCACGTTTGGAGCGATGTACCTGCTGCACTACTCACTCGACAACCTCAGTCTGATGGCTCTGACGATCTCGACCGGCTTCGTGATTGATGATGCGATCGTTGTCATGGAGAACATCACGCGCTACCTCGAAGAGGGGCTCGTGCCGCTTGAAGCCGCCTACAAGGGCGCTCAGGAGGTCGGATTCACGGTGGTCTCGATCACGCTGTCTCTGCTCGCGGTCTTCATCCCGATCCTGATGATGGGCGGCATCATCGGTCGTCTGTTTCGCGAGTTTGCCGTTACGCTCTCTATCGCGATTCTCATTTCTATGCTGCTCTCGCTGACTACCACACCGATGCTGTGCTCCTTGTTGCTAAAACGTCGCGAGGAGTCGGAGCACGGCAGGCTGTATCGAATCGTGGAGGGCTGGTTCGACTGGCTGCGCGGCCTTTACGAGCGCAGCCTGCGCTGGGTTCTGCGGGAACATGTGGCACTGGTTTTGTTTGTGTTCATTTTTTCGATGGGACTCAACGTGGTGTATCTGCTGCGAATTACGAAGGGGCTCTTTCCGCAACAGGATACCGGCCTATTGATGGGTGCCGTCATGGGACCTCAAGATGCATCGTTCACGATGATGAATGATGCGTTGAAGAAATCCGTACAAATTGTCCGCGCAGACCCGGCGGTGCAGAACGTGGTGGGCTTCACTGGAGGCGGCGTTGGTGGTACATCGAACAACGCGTTCATGTTCGTGGTGTTGAAGCCTCTGGATCAACGCAAGCTCAGCGCCACAGAAGTATTGAACCGCCTACGTCCCAATCTGATGGGAGTCAAGGAAGCGCAGACCTTTCTGATGGCGGCGCAGGAGATCAACCTTGGGGCCCGCCAATCAAATGCGCAATACCAATACACGCTCCAGGCGGACACTTCCAGTGATTTGAAGAAATTCGTTCCTCTGCTAACGCGCGAAATGAAGAAACTGTCTGTAGTTGCAGATGTGAATTCTGACCTGCAGAGTGGCGGGCTAGAGGCCTATCTCACCTATGACCGACTGTCAGCCGCTCGTCTCGGTGTATCGGCTGCAAACATCAACGACGTCCTGAACTACTCGTTCTCTCAGGCACAGGCGTCGACGATCTACAAACCCCTGAATCAATATCACGTCGTGTTGGAAGCCCAATCGCAGTTTAGTCAGACTCCCGAGACATTCCGGAGTACCTATATTCAGACTGCGAACGGTTCCGTACCACTGGGCGCAATCAGCTCTTACCGGGCTTTGACCGGACCACTTTCGGTGAATCACTCCGGGCTGTACCCCTCATCGACAATCTCCTTCAACTTAGCGTCTGGAACATCTCTTCAGCAGGCAACGAACGAGGTCCATGGGCTAGAGGATCGATTGCATATTCCAAAGAGCGTGCATGGGGCTTTTTCTGGCACGGCGCAGCTGTATCAGGCGTCTCTTGATTCGGAGCCAATTCTGATTGCGACGGCGATCTTCGCTGTGTACATCGTGCTTGGCATTCTTTACGAGAGCTTCATGCATCCCATCACGATCCTAACGACGCTGCCTTCAGCGTCCCTGGGCGCGGTCATCACTCTCATGTTGTTTCATGCGGAACTGGATGTCATCTCGTTGATTGGGATTATTCTCCTCATCGGCATCGTAAAAAAGAATGCCATCATGATGATCGACTTTGCGCTTCAACTGGAGCGCGAGCAAAGTTTGCCGACCGAGAGCGCAATCTTCCAAGCTTGCATTCTGCGATTCCGCCCCATCCTGATGACCACAGCGGCTGCTTTCTTCGGTGCCGTCCCCCTCGCGTTCGGCAGTGGTATCGGCTCTGAGTTTCGGCATCCCCTCGGCCTGACGATTTTGGGCGGTCTCGCCGTGAGCCAAGTGCTTACGCTCTACACCACTCCGGTCGTCTACCTGATGCTGGATCGGCTGCGTCTCCGCTTTGGACGCGGCAGGTCGAACAATTCCCAAGCCGCCACGCCCCAGGAGGCACTATGA
- a CDS encoding efflux RND transporter permease subunit, which translates to MNISRPFITRPVATILLMVAILLVGIVAYRQLPISALPEVNYPTIQVQTLYPGASPDVMSSTVTGPLEKQFGQMQGLSQMASTSSGGASVIVLQFDLTEDIDVAEQEVQAAINAANSYLPTDLPIPPTYSKTNPADAPVLTLALTSKSMPLSQVQDLADSRLAPKISQLAGVGLVTIQGGQKPAVRIQANPVALSSYGLTLEDVRTAITGTSVNTAKGSLNGAQQAYTIDANDQLTSADQYNQVVVAYRNGAAVMLPDVAKITNGVENANLAAWMNTTPAIIVNIQRQSNANTIKVVDSIKALLPQLQASLPAAVEVHTLTDRTTTVRASVDDVEFELFLTIGLVVAVIYVFLRSWRATIIPAVAVPLSLIGAFAAMYALGYSLNNLTLMALTISTGFVVDDAIVMIENVSRYLEEGLSPIEAALKGAEEIGFTILSLTVSLIAVLIPLLFMGDITGRLFREFAVTLAVTIIISAVVSLTLTPMMSSMLLKHTDPKEQTRFYKWSERQFDRIIGFYGRTLRWVLGRQTVVLVIAFSMIVVAGLLYYFIPKGFFPTQDTGIIQVITQAPETTSFDAMRDREQSVARVILDDPAVASISSFIGVDASNTTPNTGRMQINLKDLSTRGASATDIIQRLRPKLNRLTGIQTFLQPVQDLTVEDRVSRTQYQYTIEDSDGAELTKWSAQLVAKLRTLSQLQDVATDELPNGNAVSINVDRVTASRLGINPQTLDNTLYDAFGQRQITTLYTQTNQYHVILEADPKFQSSVDRLNDIYLQSSSSSGNSSGGNAGGSGQGGTSSSSSTNSQLSASSMSGVSSTTSSTSTLTTTTANSQLSSSVQTGAISGATSSSTVLQTTATSGSTSSLNTSSTGGSSSTAGTSQGGGSGSASGGANTSSSSTSQTARPVPLASFTSIKKSLTPLTVNRQSQFPVITISFNLAPGVHLSQAVSAVNKAAADLKMPVNMQTKFQGTAASYENSLTNEGLLVLSALVTVYIVLGVLYESFIHPLTILSTLPSAGVGALLALMLFRMDLGIVGIIGIVLLIGIVKKNGIMMVDFALHAERVDGKAPEDAIYNASLLRFRPIMMTTLAALFGGLPLALGRGIGAELRRPLGVAMVGGLLLSQALTLYTTPVIYLWFDRISQKLQGNKKNQPAAQGDLPLTGEA; encoded by the coding sequence ATGAACATTTCGCGGCCTTTCATCACACGGCCGGTAGCCACAATTCTTCTCATGGTGGCGATCCTCCTAGTCGGTATCGTGGCATACCGGCAATTGCCGATCTCCGCGCTGCCAGAAGTCAACTATCCCACCATCCAAGTTCAGACTCTTTATCCGGGTGCCAGTCCGGACGTGATGAGTTCGACCGTTACTGGTCCTTTAGAAAAGCAGTTCGGTCAGATGCAGGGCCTTTCGCAGATGGCATCCACCTCGTCGGGCGGTGCTTCGGTCATTGTGCTGCAGTTCGACCTGACCGAAGACATCGATGTTGCAGAACAGGAGGTGCAGGCTGCAATCAACGCCGCAAACTCCTATTTGCCGACAGACTTGCCCATCCCGCCGACCTACAGCAAAACCAACCCCGCCGACGCGCCCGTGTTGACACTCGCGCTGACCTCAAAGTCGATGCCGTTGAGCCAAGTGCAAGATCTCGCGGATTCGCGTTTAGCACCCAAGATCTCCCAGCTCGCCGGCGTCGGTCTGGTCACGATCCAAGGCGGACAAAAGCCTGCGGTCCGCATTCAAGCAAATCCTGTGGCACTTTCCTCTTATGGTCTAACCCTGGAAGACGTGCGCACAGCGATTACCGGCACGAGTGTTAACACAGCCAAAGGCAGCCTGAACGGGGCGCAGCAGGCGTACACGATCGACGCCAACGATCAGTTGACCTCCGCCGACCAGTACAACCAAGTTGTAGTCGCATACCGCAATGGGGCAGCCGTCATGCTGCCTGATGTGGCAAAGATCACGAATGGGGTTGAGAACGCGAACCTGGCAGCGTGGATGAATACGACGCCAGCGATTATCGTGAACATCCAGCGACAGTCCAATGCCAACACAATCAAGGTCGTAGATTCCATCAAAGCGTTGCTGCCGCAACTTCAAGCAAGTCTCCCTGCGGCGGTGGAAGTCCACACGCTCACCGATCGCACAACGACCGTCCGCGCTTCGGTCGACGATGTGGAGTTTGAACTGTTCCTGACCATTGGTCTTGTCGTCGCGGTGATCTATGTATTTCTGCGATCCTGGCGGGCAACAATCATTCCGGCAGTTGCAGTGCCATTGTCGCTGATTGGTGCTTTCGCCGCGATGTACGCGCTGGGATACAGCCTCAACAACCTCACCTTGATGGCCTTGACCATTTCCACCGGCTTCGTTGTGGATGATGCCATCGTCATGATTGAAAACGTCAGCCGATACCTCGAAGAAGGGTTGAGCCCGATTGAAGCTGCACTCAAGGGGGCAGAGGAGATTGGGTTCACTATCCTCTCGCTCACGGTCTCACTTATCGCGGTCTTGATCCCACTGTTGTTCATGGGAGATATCACGGGCCGCCTGTTCCGAGAATTCGCTGTCACCCTAGCCGTTACCATCATCATCTCCGCAGTCGTATCTCTGACGTTAACGCCGATGATGTCGTCGATGCTCCTGAAGCACACCGATCCGAAAGAACAAACTCGCTTCTACAAATGGTCGGAGCGGCAGTTCGACCGGATCATCGGTTTTTATGGACGGACCCTGCGTTGGGTGCTTGGCCGTCAAACTGTGGTGCTGGTGATCGCCTTCAGCATGATCGTTGTGGCCGGCCTGTTGTATTACTTCATCCCTAAAGGGTTCTTCCCGACGCAGGACACCGGCATCATTCAGGTAATCACACAGGCCCCTGAGACGACCAGCTTCGACGCTATGCGGGACCGTGAACAATCAGTGGCCCGAGTCATCCTCGATGACCCTGCCGTCGCATCGATCTCATCGTTCATCGGCGTGGACGCCTCGAACACAACGCCCAATACAGGCCGCATGCAAATCAACCTGAAAGATCTTTCGACGAGAGGTGCTTCGGCCACAGACATCATCCAGAGGCTCCGTCCAAAGCTCAACCGGCTTACCGGGATACAGACTTTCCTGCAACCGGTGCAGGATCTTACGGTAGAAGACCGTGTCAGTCGTACGCAGTACCAGTACACGATTGAAGATTCTGACGGCGCTGAATTGACGAAGTGGTCTGCACAGCTTGTCGCCAAGCTGCGCACACTGTCGCAATTGCAGGATGTGGCTACGGACGAACTGCCGAATGGGAATGCAGTTTCCATCAATGTCGACAGAGTCACCGCATCCCGTCTCGGCATTAATCCCCAGACGCTGGACAACACGCTCTATGACGCGTTTGGGCAACGGCAGATCACAACGCTGTACACGCAAACAAATCAGTATCACGTCATTTTGGAAGCCGATCCCAAGTTTCAGTCCAGTGTGGACCGACTCAATGACATCTATCTCCAGTCTTCGAGCAGTTCCGGCAATTCTTCTGGTGGAAATGCAGGTGGTTCTGGACAGGGCGGAACGTCTTCATCGTCTTCGACGAATTCACAGCTCTCCGCGAGCAGTATGAGCGGTGTGAGTTCTACAACGTCGAGCACCTCTACACTGACGACCACAACAGCGAACAGCCAACTGAGCAGCTCCGTGCAGACCGGAGCGATCTCGGGGGCAACGTCGAGCAGTACCGTCTTGCAGACCACGGCTACCAGCGGAAGTACATCCTCGCTCAACACGTCTTCGACTGGCGGGAGCTCATCAACTGCAGGTACCTCTCAAGGTGGCGGCTCGGGTTCGGCGAGCGGAGGCGCAAACACTTCGAGCAGCAGCACCTCGCAGACAGCACGCCCTGTGCCGCTGGCTTCGTTCACATCCATAAAGAAGTCACTGACACCGCTAACCGTCAACCGGCAGTCGCAGTTTCCAGTTATCACGATCTCCTTTAATCTCGCGCCTGGTGTGCATCTGAGCCAAGCGGTAAGCGCTGTCAATAAAGCGGCAGCGGACTTGAAGATGCCAGTGAACATGCAAACAAAGTTTCAAGGAACGGCAGCCAGCTACGAAAACTCGCTGACCAACGAAGGTCTTCTCGTCTTGTCGGCGCTGGTTACGGTCTACATCGTGCTGGGGGTGTTATATGAGAGCTTCATCCATCCCCTGACTATTCTTTCCACCCTTCCTTCGGCAGGCGTAGGCGCACTGCTAGCCCTCATGCTGTTTCGCATGGACCTGGGAATTGTGGGCATCATCGGCATCGTTCTTCTCATCGGCATTGTGAAGAAGAATGGGATCATGATGGTCGACTTCGCTCTTCATGCTGAGCGCGTAGACGGGAAGGCGCCAGAAGACGCAATCTATAACGCAAGCCTTCTTCGGTTTCGACCCATTATGATGACGACCCTCGCAGCGCTCTTCGGGGGGCTTCCCTTGGCGCTCGGTCGAGGTATCGGTGCGGAACTACGCAGACCTCTTGGCGTCGCCATGGTCGGCGGTCTACTACTAAGTCAAGCGCTGACGCTCTACACGACACCCGTTATCTATCTTTGGTTTGACCGGATCAGCCAGAAGCTACAAGGCAACAAGAAGAACCAACCAGCTGCTCAGGGCGACCTTCCACTCACGGGGGAAGCATGA
- a CDS encoding efflux RND transporter periplasmic adaptor subunit encodes MPPGMGPGGGGPGGPSGPGGSSPKGMSAKGGPAAVMAATNNSTSVTATKVQSGQMDIFLDALGTVTPVATVNVYSQVSGRVLAVKYREGQIVLKGQVLAEIDPRPTEAQLQQAQGSLARDSAVLDQARTNLRRYQEALKDHAIAEQTVFDQSATVKQYEGTVANDEGQVKYYQVQLSYCHIIAPITGRIGLRLVDMGSTIFSGSSTTIATITQLDPITVVFSVAEDHLPKIQEKTRSGHGALPVSLLDRSQTTKLASGKLLTLDNQVDTSTGTVRLRAQFDNRSESLYPNQFVNARLLIDTLQNAKLVPTGAVQYNGQQAFVYLVKADSTVALHNITVINTEAGQSAVEGVNAGDTVVTSNFDRLTDGAKVTVGAGGAAGMMGPA; translated from the coding sequence ATGCCTCCGGGAATGGGCCCGGGTGGGGGTGGCCCAGGTGGACCGTCCGGACCGGGTGGTAGTTCGCCCAAAGGAATGTCTGCCAAGGGCGGGCCGGCTGCGGTTATGGCGGCTACGAATAACAGTACATCCGTCACAGCGACAAAGGTCCAGTCGGGACAGATGGACATCTTCCTCGATGCTCTCGGAACGGTGACACCTGTCGCGACCGTGAACGTGTATAGCCAGGTGAGTGGCCGTGTGCTCGCTGTGAAGTATCGCGAAGGTCAGATTGTCCTGAAGGGACAAGTCCTTGCAGAGATCGATCCGCGTCCAACGGAAGCTCAGCTACAGCAAGCGCAAGGCAGCCTCGCACGTGACAGCGCGGTGCTGGATCAGGCACGCACGAACTTGCGGCGCTATCAGGAAGCCCTCAAGGATCATGCGATTGCCGAACAGACCGTGTTCGATCAATCCGCCACGGTAAAGCAGTATGAGGGCACTGTAGCAAATGACGAAGGACAGGTGAAGTACTACCAAGTTCAGTTAAGCTACTGCCACATCATCGCACCCATCACTGGCCGGATCGGTCTACGCCTCGTAGATATGGGCAGCACGATCTTTTCCGGCAGTTCTACGACGATTGCGACAATTACGCAGCTCGATCCGATCACCGTCGTATTTTCCGTGGCCGAAGATCATCTTCCCAAGATTCAAGAGAAAACTAGGTCGGGTCACGGGGCGTTGCCGGTGTCTTTGTTAGACCGGTCCCAGACAACAAAGCTCGCATCAGGTAAGTTGCTCACGCTCGACAACCAAGTGGATACAAGCACTGGTACGGTTCGACTGCGTGCCCAATTCGACAATCGTTCGGAATCGCTCTATCCCAATCAGTTCGTCAATGCGCGATTGCTGATCGATACGCTCCAAAACGCAAAACTCGTTCCGACGGGTGCAGTGCAGTACAACGGCCAGCAGGCGTTTGTATACCTGGTGAAGGCCGATTCAACTGTCGCGTTGCACAACATCACCGTCATCAACACCGAAGCTGGACAGAGCGCGGTTGAAGGAGTCAACGCCGGCGACACAGTAGTCACCAGCAACTTTGATCGACTGACGGATGGCGCAAAGGTCACTGTCGGCGCTGGCGGTGCTGCTGGGATGATGGGGCCCGCTTGA